Below is a genomic region from Persicimonas caeni.
ACGCCTAGCACCCTGTGTCTTTTACGGTATGTGGGACGCCGCCATTTGAGGGCGTGAGTCCTGTGGCTGCACGAATAGCAGGCCGCGGTCGTCCCTCGCGAGCATGGCCAATGCCCGCTACCTCAAAGCTGCCATTTCTGTCGTTTGGTTCATCTACAAGTGCTTGTTCAAACGGTTGATCTACTCAGCAGATGGTGATTCTCTTTAGGCTGTTATCGGGTTGTACTCGTACTTTTTTTGGTCTCGAAGCATTGCACGTATCGCCAGCGCGAGCCTTCGCGCCACCGCCACGATCGCCACACCGGCGCCACTCTTGGCTTTGATGCGCTCATAGACTGCCCGCATCCCGGCGTCTTTGCCGATCAGCGTCCAGCTCGACTCGACCAGGGCTGAGCGCGCTCGTTTATTGCCCGCTCGCGTGATTGAGCCCTTGTTTTGCCCATCTCCACTGGACCACTCGCCTGGCACAAGCCCAAGCCAGCTCGAAAACTCCTCGCAGCGATCGAAACGACTCACGTCACCGAGCTCGAGCAAAAGGAGCATCGTGGTCAGCGCGCCAATCCCCGGCACGCTGCGCAACAACTCGGCTTCATCGGCCCATTTTTGGCTCTCTTCCATCTGGCGAAGTCGCCCCTCGAGCCGTTTAATCTGCTTGTCGAAGCTGTAGATGACGCCCACCAGCGCCTCAATCGCCAGGTCGAGATTCTCGTCACCGGTCGGCCCCTCCTCGAGCCAGCGCATGAATCGCTTCGACCAGTTGGCCTTCAAATCGTCCGGCGCCGAGACGCCGTGAAACAGCAGCAGCGACTTGAGCTGAGCCTTGAGCTGGCTGCGGTGTTCGACCAGCTGGCCCCGGGTACGCACTACCTGCCGCTCGCAGTACGTATCCTCGTCGAGCGCGTGAACGGCCGGAAGCATGCCAGCACGAGCCTGCTCGGCCAAATCGTAGCTGTCGCGCTCGTCGGTCTTGATCTTCTTTCCGCCCTTCTTCTGGCGCACATGTGTCGGCGGAACCATAAACGCATCACAGCCGAGCTCTTCGAGCCATTTCAAGAGCTTGTAGCCAGTGGGGCCTGCTTCATACACAGCAACGATATCGGCGTCTTCGAGACGACGAACCAGCCCGACCACATGCTCCTTGGCGTGGGGCAGCGACTCCGAGAGCACCATCTCACCGTCATCGTCGATGACTGTCACATGCAGCGTGCGCTTGTGGGCGTCGATTCCCATCCACAGTTTGCGCGTCGTTGCAATCACATCGTTGTCGATCTTATAGTTTCGCATGGGTCATCCTCCTGGAGTGAAATCTGGTGGCCGCCTCGTGCGGACCACGTTCCAACTTCAATTTCAGGGGATGACCCACTTTCATTTCAAGTCGCGCTCGCTGCTGTCGTCTCTCGTCAGTGCACAGCATGACATTTGGGGCGCCTATTTGAGGCGCCTGAACTGCGGCGCGGAACTACAATTTGAGGGTAGCTTCGATGCACCACATGAGCCGCATTGAAACGACCCCCAAATTGTAGTTCCGCGAGGGCACTTTCCAGCCCTCGCCCCAAATAGCAGTCCTCCAGCAACCGAGGGGCCTCAAACCAAAAAAGCCCCGGCTGCGTTCGCAACCGGGACTCTTAAAGCTTCAGCAATCAGTCGAGCTTAGAAGTCGACCGAGCAAGCCTCACCGTCGCAGAACTTGTCTTCCTGGTCGTGGTGCAGGGTGTTGCCGTTGTGCTGCTTGAGGGGAGTGATGCCCTTCATCATCTCGTGGTACTCCTCCTCGGTGATCGCCTCGTACGGAGGCTGCTTGTAGCCGTGGTCACGCATCGGCAGGAAGCTGATGCCTTTGAGCCGCGTCTCGTAGGCCGCCAGGATGCGAGGGATCTCTTCGGCCTCGGTGTCCGGATCGAACTCGGCGGTGCAGCTGACCTGGTTGTCGGCCCAGTAGTGCTGGACCTGGGCGGCCAGGTCGACCTTCTCACGCAGGCTGACCTCGTTCTTGCGTCGGTCGAGCGAGTTGACCTTGATCGGGAAGGAGATGACCATCGTGTTGTCCGAGTAATGGTCCTCCTCGATGTGGTAGCCGGCCTTCTCGCACATGTCGAGAAGCTCGTGGCCCTCTTGGACGCGGATGCGTCGGATATAATAGGGCGCGTGATCCCAGTGCACGCCCGGGGTCGAGCCGGCGAGCAGGCTGACGGTGCCGGACGGCTTGACCGAGGTCGTCTTGATGGAGCGCGGGATGCACAGCCAGTCGGAGTACTTCTTGTCGAGGTACTGGATGTACTGATAGCCCTCGTCGCACCAGTTGAAGAACTCACGGTAGCCGTGCTTGTTGATCGCCTGGACGATGCCGGTCATCGAACATCCGATGCGTCGGTTGCGCAGCATGACGGCGTTGGTGCCCGGATCGTGAGTCTGAATCAGGGTGACCGTCTTGGCGTACTGGTAGGCCACGCGCAGCGTCTCTTTGTAGTCGTCGATGCTGTCGTGGTGCGTCGGGTAGGTCTCGACCAGGCAGCAAAGCTCTTTGTCCCAAAGCGTCTGCTCGACACAGGGGTTGGAGCCCTCGGCGTGCTCGTCCTTCCAGTTCGCCTCGTCCTTCATGCGGCCGAAGGCGCGTGCGTTCTCCAGCCAAAGGTAGCCCGGCTCGCCGTTTTTGCCGGTACGCTTGGCCACTTCGGAGTAGTCCATGCCGACTTCGGCGGCGATGGAGTTGTTCGACGCCCAACGCCACGCGGACACCTTCTCGGGATCCATTTTCAGGTCGAGGAATTCGGTGTCGTCGGGGGCGCCGAAGGCGATTTGCGCGGTGCGGCGCACACCACCCGAGACCACGCAGCGGCCGGTGATATTCATCGTGTCGACGATGAGCTTCGAGTCGACCTTCTTGCCGACATAGCCGTCGAACAGATTCTCGAGGGTTTCGAGCATCTTCTCGAGGGGAGCCGGGCCGCTGGCCACGCCGCCAAACGACTTGATCGGCGCGCCCTTGGGACGGATCTGCGAGAAGTCCCACTCACGCGGCAAGGTGTCTTCGCCCACGTAGGCGTTGAGGAGCTTGGTCAGCGCCGCCGCCCAGCCTTCACGGCTGTCGGGGATGACGAAGTTCTCGTTGCTCACCTCGGGCTTGACGATCTCGCGCTTGCCGGCGCCCTTGGTGTCGAAGCCCACGCCCACCCCGAGCATCGACATGCCGAACATCCACGAGAAGGGGCGCGCGAAGTTGCGGTCGATCTCCTTGGTGGAGAT
It encodes:
- a CDS encoding glycyl radical enzyme family protein — its product is MIIDVEKWGTFSLDERFLDEYRERPVKWGFGDLSWATYKRTYSRDGEDWWQTCQRVIEGMFTVQRVHCMERGLPWDEEKAHRFACKAYDRLFHFKWTPPGRGLWMMGSDYVYERGGAALNNCGFISTKEIDRNFARPFSWMFGMSMLGVGVGFDTKGAGKREIVKPEVSNENFVIPDSREGWAAALTKLLNAYVGEDTLPREWDFSQIRPKGAPIKSFGGVASGPAPLEKMLETLENLFDGYVGKKVDSKLIVDTMNITGRCVVSGGVRRTAQIAFGAPDDTEFLDLKMDPEKVSAWRWASNNSIAAEVGMDYSEVAKRTGKNGEPGYLWLENARAFGRMKDEANWKDEHAEGSNPCVEQTLWDKELCCLVETYPTHHDSIDDYKETLRVAYQYAKTVTLIQTHDPGTNAVMLRNRRIGCSMTGIVQAINKHGYREFFNWCDEGYQYIQYLDKKYSDWLCIPRSIKTTSVKPSGTVSLLAGSTPGVHWDHAPYYIRRIRVQEGHELLDMCEKAGYHIEEDHYSDNTMVISFPIKVNSLDRRKNEVSLREKVDLAAQVQHYWADNQVSCTAEFDPDTEAEEIPRILAAYETRLKGISFLPMRDHGYKQPPYEAITEEEYHEMMKGITPLKQHNGNTLHHDQEDKFCDGEACSVDF
- a CDS encoding IS110 family RNA-guided transposase — encoded protein: MRNYKIDNDVIATTRKLWMGIDAHKRTLHVTVIDDDGEMVLSESLPHAKEHVVGLVRRLEDADIVAVYEAGPTGYKLLKWLEELGCDAFMVPPTHVRQKKGGKKIKTDERDSYDLAEQARAGMLPAVHALDEDTYCERQVVRTRGQLVEHRSQLKAQLKSLLLFHGVSAPDDLKANWSKRFMRWLEEGPTGDENLDLAIEALVGVIYSFDKQIKRLEGRLRQMEESQKWADEAELLRSVPGIGALTTMLLLLELGDVSRFDRCEEFSSWLGLVPGEWSSGDGQNKGSITRAGNKRARSALVESSWTLIGKDAGMRAVYERIKAKSGAGVAIVAVARRLALAIRAMLRDQKKYEYNPITA